A window of Candidatus Bathyarchaeota archaeon contains these coding sequences:
- a CDS encoding aldehyde ferredoxin oxidoreductase, with protein sequence MVNMWIYGGYAGKFLRLDLTNKKHSTVQLTKEVARQFLGGNGFGVKILYDELKPGIDPLGPENKVVFAAGPIQGTMVPTAGRSGVFTKSPLTGYFFDSYAGGCFGPEMKYAGWDGIIVEGQSKTPVYITVFDDKIEFKDASHLWGKNTFETQEILRKDLKEPNAQIACIGPAGERLVRFACTIWGARAAGRGGSGAVLGSKKFKALVIRGTQDVEVPNIEEFQKVITDQIERIKANPGTGKALPTLGTPGVTTTQNQLGILGTRNWQTEVFEEVEKISGEVMRAKMVVRDRGCMACPIYCTKLSYVKTGPYAGTFDEGPEYETIFAYGSNCGVASLEMIAKADRLSDEYGLDTISTGSVISFAMECY encoded by the coding sequence ATGGTGAATATGTGGATTTACGGAGGATACGCAGGAAAGTTTCTACGTCTAGACTTGACAAATAAGAAGCATTCAACCGTCCAGTTAACGAAGGAGGTTGCAAGGCAGTTTCTAGGAGGTAACGGTTTCGGAGTCAAGATACTATACGACGAACTTAAACCAGGTATAGACCCTCTCGGCCCAGAAAATAAGGTTGTATTTGCCGCTGGACCTATCCAAGGCACGATGGTTCCAACAGCTGGCCGCTCAGGCGTATTTACAAAGTCACCATTGACAGGATATTTCTTCGACTCCTATGCAGGAGGATGCTTCGGGCCAGAGATGAAGTATGCTGGATGGGACGGAATAATAGTTGAGGGCCAATCGAAGACACCTGTCTACATAACAGTATTCGATGATAAGATTGAATTCAAAGACGCATCCCACTTGTGGGGAAAGAATACGTTCGAGACTCAGGAAATTCTAAGAAAGGATTTGAAGGAACCGAATGCTCAAATAGCTTGCATCGGACCAGCCGGAGAGAGGCTTGTAAGATTTGCTTGCACGATATGGGGTGCTCGGGCAGCAGGAAGAGGCGGAAGCGGAGCGGTTCTCGGATCGAAGAAGTTCAAAGCCCTGGTAATTCGCGGAACCCAAGACGTAGAGGTTCCCAACATAGAAGAATTTCAAAAAGTCATTACAGACCAGATCGAGAGGATAAAAGCGAATCCAGGGACTGGAAAAGCGCTTCCTACACTGGGGACACCTGGAGTGACTACGACACAAAATCAGCTTGGAATATTAGGAACCAGAAACTGGCAGACCGAAGTATTTGAGGAAGTTGAGAAGATAAGTGGTGAGGTTATGCGCGCAAAGATGGTTGTCAGAGACAGGGGGTGCATGGCTTGCCCCATATACTGTACAAAACTCAGCTATGTCAAGACCGGACCTTACGCAGGAACATTCGATGAGGGGCCAGAATATGAAACAATATTCGCGTATGGCTCAAACTGTGGCGTAGCCTCCTTGGAGATGATTGCAAAGGCAGATAGATTATCAGACGAGTACGGTCTAGACACTATATCTACAGGTTCAGTGATCTCTTTCGCAATGGAATGTTACG
- a CDS encoding MoaD family protein: MSIQRLDKMGKVKVKLFAHLRQAAGVKEVDIEIDEGETIKDLIGKLSRRFGKDFEDRIRDPLTGSLAPFLIMVGQEEISSVKGNLNHKLRDGDTVSLLEPVGGGW, from the coding sequence ATGAGTATTCAGAGGCTCGATAAGATGGGGAAGGTGAAAGTTAAACTCTTCGCACATCTGAGGCAAGCGGCTGGAGTGAAAGAAGTAGATATTGAGATAGACGAAGGAGAAACAATCAAAGACCTGATAGGTAAGCTGAGTAGAAGATTCGGCAAAGATTTCGAAGATAGGATAAGGGACCCATTGACCGGTAGTCTAGCACCTTTCCTCATCATGGTCGGCCAAGAAGAGATAAGTAGTGTGAAAGGAAACTTAAACCATAAATTAAGAGATGGAGATACTGTATCACTACTGGAACCCGTTGGAGGAGGATGGTGA
- a CDS encoding 4Fe-4S dicluster domain-containing protein — protein MAILAIMSERCVGCRICELTCSMVHEKAFNPSKSRIWIDFQGMPELYYPNACRSCGKPPCSDACPTTPKAIYRDEKAGGGMKIREDICIQCGRCIEACPFAAIDWHPTKKIPLVCDVCDGDPQCVKYCPTNALLSGGQTSLASERRRDFGTAQIAKVKEKITK, from the coding sequence ATGGCTATACTAGCGATAATGTCGGAGAGATGTGTAGGGTGCAGAATATGTGAACTCACCTGCTCAATGGTTCATGAGAAGGCGTTTAACCCTTCAAAGTCAAGGATCTGGATTGATTTCCAAGGCATGCCTGAGCTCTATTATCCTAACGCATGCAGATCATGTGGCAAACCACCGTGCAGTGATGCATGCCCAACTACACCCAAAGCTATCTACAGAGACGAGAAGGCTGGAGGCGGAATGAAGATTCGTGAAGACATATGCATTCAATGCGGAAGATGTATAGAAGCATGCCCGTTCGCCGCAATAGACTGGCATCCAACAAAGAAGATACCTCTAGTATGTGATGTATGTGATGGAGACCCACAATGTGTTAAATACTGTCCAACCAACGCCCTACTTTCAGGTGGACAAACGTCTCTAGCATCGGAGAGACGGAGAGACTTCGGTACAGCCCAAATAGCAAAGGTGAAGGAGAAAATTACAAAATGA
- a CDS encoding 4Fe-4S dicluster domain-containing protein: MITDLCVGCTRCVPYCPSGAISIGKDKKAHIDRNKCVECSVCYNNANCPVNAIQLEELEWPRSVREVFATVYKEHKQTNVPGRGTEEMKTNDVTGRFRPGEVGFSVDMGRPGVGVDLKDVEKLTMALAKVGVEFEPLNPLTFLMSDKKTGKLRDDVLYERVHSCIPEFKIKEEKFPEVLETLQRVSKEINSVFSLGICVKVNPDGSVPIMKYLDEHNIYYLPNGKTNIGIGKPAAKF, encoded by the coding sequence TTGATTACCGATCTCTGTGTAGGGTGTACAAGATGCGTTCCATACTGCCCCTCTGGGGCTATCTCCATTGGAAAGGACAAGAAAGCACATATAGACAGAAATAAATGCGTTGAGTGTTCAGTATGTTACAATAATGCAAACTGCCCAGTCAACGCTATACAGCTAGAAGAACTCGAGTGGCCTCGATCAGTAAGAGAGGTCTTCGCAACCGTCTATAAGGAACACAAGCAGACGAATGTGCCTGGTAGAGGTACAGAAGAGATGAAGACAAATGATGTGACGGGCCGGTTCAGACCTGGGGAAGTGGGTTTCTCAGTAGATATGGGTAGGCCAGGTGTCGGAGTTGATCTGAAAGATGTAGAGAAACTAACTATGGCTTTAGCGAAGGTTGGTGTAGAATTTGAACCATTGAATCCCCTGACCTTCTTAATGTCCGATAAGAAGACAGGTAAACTTAGGGATGATGTTCTATATGAAAGGGTTCACTCATGCATCCCTGAATTCAAGATTAAAGAGGAGAAGTTTCCAGAGGTCCTAGAGACTCTGCAAAGAGTTTCAAAGGAGATCAACTCTGTCTTCAGCCTCGGAATATGTGTCAAAGTGAACCCTGATGGGTCAGTCCCAATAATGAAGTATCTCGACGAACACAATATATACTACCTGCCCAATGGGAAGACCAACATCGGAATAGGTAAACCTGCGGCGAAATTCTAG
- a CDS encoding glycerate kinase: MEHVHLKDSNLIIDGKEISLNKYSNILVVGGGKAVGAMAEALENVLGDKIKEGLVNVLTGTAGRYRTRKIKLNEAGHPIPDLSGMAGTKRMFEMVEKSKKEDLIICLISGGGSAMMTLPARGVSIEDKQKLTKLLLLSGANINEINTVRKHLSMFKGGQLAKAAFPATIVSLILSDVVGDPIDSIASGPTAPDPTTYRDAIEILRKYDLWDRAPDTIRNVLDKGSAGLLPETPKPDDPIFENVRNIVVGNNLMACKAAKAVLKNLGFKTLILTTRMQGESREVGKFLGSIAKEISSSGNPQPPPAAIVIGGETTVTVRGRGLGGRNQELVLSAAKCIADRNGICIGSIGTDGIDGPTNAAGALADGETFRRANELGLDYGRALMENDSYNFFRVLDDLLITGPTGSNVNDVTILCVCA; this comes from the coding sequence ATGGAACATGTTCACCTTAAAGATTCAAACCTCATCATTGATGGTAAAGAAATTTCCTTAAACAAATATAGCAACATACTTGTTGTAGGAGGGGGGAAAGCTGTTGGTGCAATGGCTGAAGCCTTGGAGAATGTTCTTGGAGACAAGATTAAGGAAGGCCTAGTCAACGTATTGACTGGAACGGCTGGTAGGTATAGGACTAGAAAGATAAAGTTGAATGAGGCCGGTCACCCTATCCCCGATCTATCAGGCATGGCGGGAACAAAGCGGATGTTTGAGATGGTAGAAAAGTCGAAGAAGGAAGACTTGATAATATGCTTGATATCGGGTGGAGGTTCAGCTATGATGACGCTGCCTGCAAGAGGAGTAAGTATCGAGGATAAGCAGAAGCTTACGAAGCTTTTGTTGTTGAGCGGCGCAAATATTAATGAGATCAATACTGTCAGAAAACACCTGTCGATGTTTAAAGGTGGGCAGCTTGCGAAAGCAGCTTTTCCAGCCACCATAGTTAGCCTGATACTTTCGGATGTTGTAGGCGACCCAATAGACTCTATCGCTTCGGGACCTACAGCTCCTGACCCAACTACTTACAGAGACGCAATAGAAATTCTGCGTAAATATGATCTCTGGGATAGGGCACCTGACACCATTAGGAATGTTCTTGATAAGGGTTCAGCTGGACTCTTACCTGAAACCCCGAAGCCTGATGACCCTATATTTGAGAATGTAAGGAATATTGTAGTTGGAAATAATCTTATGGCTTGTAAAGCAGCTAAGGCCGTATTAAAAAACCTCGGATTCAAGACACTCATATTGACCACAAGAATGCAAGGTGAATCAAGGGAAGTAGGCAAATTCCTCGGCTCTATTGCAAAAGAGATATCCAGCTCCGGAAATCCTCAACCACCACCGGCTGCGATTGTGATCGGTGGAGAGACCACTGTAACTGTTAGAGGAAGAGGGTTAGGAGGCCGCAATCAAGAGTTGGTTCTCAGCGCGGCTAAATGTATCGCTGACAGGAATGGTATATGCATAGGTTCTATAGGCACCGATGGAATAGACGGTCCAACCAACGCTGCCGGTGCACTGGCCGACGGGGAGACCTTTAGGAGAGCTAATGAGCTTGGACTTGACTATGGAAGAGCTCTCATGGAGAATGATTCATATAACTTCTTCCGCGTGCTCGATGATCTTTTGATAACAGGACCCACAGGATCTAACGTGAACGATGTTACCATTTTATGCGTCTGCGCGTGA
- the gap gene encoding type I glyceraldehyde-3-phosphate dehydrogenase codes for MVYRVAINGFGRIGRNFYRATLSDQEFKSLLEVNVVNDVTDAKTLAHLLKYDSVLGRLNVGVKVIDDGFEVDGRKVKVLTHKDPSNLPWRNMDIDYVVESTGLFTNREDASKHISAGAKKVVITAPARDPDVTIVLGVNEHTYDPGKHSIISMASCTTNCIAPIVKVLNDNFGINYGLMSTCHAYTNDQRLLDLPHRDLRRARAACLSIIPTTTGAARAVTEVIPELKGRLDGVALRVPVPNGSIVDFVAQTKKPVTVEKVNAAMKAAAQTTLKGIMEYTEEPIVSVDIVGNPHSAVIDGQSTMVIGENLIKVFGWYDNEWAFSCRLVDLLKYMVKKDHRI; via the coding sequence ATGGTCTATCGTGTAGCCATCAATGGATTCGGGAGGATTGGACGCAACTTCTATAGAGCTACACTGTCAGATCAAGAGTTTAAGAGTTTACTTGAGGTCAATGTAGTAAATGATGTAACAGACGCCAAAACCCTTGCACACCTGCTGAAGTACGACTCAGTCCTAGGTAGGTTGAATGTCGGTGTGAAGGTTATTGATGATGGTTTTGAAGTCGACGGTAGAAAAGTAAAGGTGCTGACACATAAAGATCCTTCAAATCTGCCATGGAGGAACATGGATATTGATTATGTTGTAGAGTCAACGGGATTATTCACCAATCGTGAGGATGCTTCGAAGCATATAAGCGCGGGAGCCAAAAAAGTCGTCATTACAGCCCCTGCAAGAGATCCTGATGTTACAATAGTATTGGGAGTAAACGAGCATACATATGATCCAGGCAAACACAGTATAATTTCAATGGCTTCGTGCACAACAAACTGCATAGCGCCCATTGTAAAGGTCCTGAACGATAACTTCGGAATAAATTATGGGCTCATGTCTACTTGCCATGCCTACACAAATGATCAGAGGCTACTAGACCTTCCCCATAGGGACTTGAGAAGAGCGAGGGCAGCATGCCTATCTATCATACCTACAACTACAGGGGCTGCTAGAGCTGTAACTGAAGTGATACCTGAACTCAAAGGTAGGCTTGACGGAGTCGCCCTTAGAGTGCCTGTACCGAATGGTTCAATAGTTGACTTTGTTGCTCAAACGAAAAAACCAGTCACAGTTGAAAAAGTCAACGCCGCCATGAAAGCCGCTGCTCAAACGACGTTGAAGGGGATTATGGAGTATACTGAAGAGCCCATAGTGTCAGTAGACATTGTTGGAAACCCTCACTCAGCAGTAATAGACGGCCAGAGCACCATGGTCATCGGTGAGAATCTTATCAAGGTATTTGGGTGGTATGATAATGAATGGGCCTTCTCATGTAGGTTGGTTGACCTTTTAAAATACATGGTAAAGAAGGATCATCGAATATAA
- a CDS encoding fructose 1,6-bisphosphatase produces MREKTLLTVSVLKADVGSLVGHHITHPKELEVANQQLEKARRQGLIVDFHVTHCGDDLDLIMTHRMGENNTEIHRLAWDTFKEVTEKVSRTLRLYAAGQDLLVDSFSGNVKGMGPGAAELEFEERTSDPLIILLADKTSPGAWNLPLYKIFADPFNTSGLVFDPNLHGGFVFEVYDLHEDTSVKLKCPEELYDLLALIGDPNRYVIRKVYRYDGLPAAASTTTKLSIIAGRYVGKDDPACILRAQHGLPAVGEILEAFSFPHLVPGWMRGSHHGPLMPVSVNDRQNKCTRFDGPPRVVALGFQLCDGKLIGPADLFDDPAFEYTRAKANEIAEYIRRNGPFIPHRVGSADMEYTTLKEVLDKLKNRFSK; encoded by the coding sequence ATGCGAGAGAAGACCCTTTTGACAGTATCTGTTTTGAAAGCAGATGTAGGCTCCCTTGTAGGCCATCACATTACTCATCCCAAAGAGCTTGAAGTTGCAAATCAACAGCTAGAGAAAGCGCGAAGACAGGGATTAATAGTCGACTTTCATGTAACACATTGTGGAGATGATCTCGACCTCATAATGACACACAGAATGGGTGAGAATAATACTGAGATTCATAGACTAGCTTGGGACACCTTCAAGGAGGTTACTGAAAAAGTATCGAGAACACTCAGACTCTACGCGGCTGGTCAGGACTTACTGGTAGACTCATTTTCAGGAAACGTGAAGGGGATGGGCCCAGGAGCCGCTGAATTGGAATTTGAAGAGAGGACGAGTGATCCACTGATAATATTGTTAGCAGACAAGACCTCGCCAGGCGCCTGGAATCTGCCGCTATATAAGATATTTGCAGATCCATTCAATACATCCGGCTTGGTCTTCGATCCAAACCTTCACGGAGGATTCGTATTTGAGGTTTACGACCTTCATGAAGATACCTCTGTGAAACTTAAGTGTCCTGAGGAACTATATGATCTCTTAGCCCTCATCGGAGACCCTAACCGGTATGTTATTAGAAAGGTATATCGTTACGATGGTCTACCTGCGGCTGCAAGCACCACTACCAAGCTCTCAATAATCGCCGGGAGGTATGTTGGTAAAGATGATCCTGCATGCATATTGAGGGCTCAGCATGGTCTACCAGCTGTTGGAGAGATCCTCGAAGCCTTCAGCTTCCCACATCTGGTGCCGGGTTGGATGAGAGGGTCACACCACGGTCCATTGATGCCTGTGAGTGTCAATGACAGACAGAATAAATGCACCAGGTTTGATGGCCCCCCACGTGTAGTTGCACTTGGATTCCAACTATGTGACGGAAAGCTGATAGGGCCAGCAGACCTCTTCGACGATCCGGCCTTCGAATATACAAGAGCCAAAGCCAATGAGATAGCGGAGTATATAAGACGTAACGGCCCATTCATTCCACATAGGGTGGGATCTGCAGATATGGAGTATACAACCTTAAAAGAGGTTCTAGATAAACTGAAGAATAGGTTCAGCAAATAG
- the tpiA gene encoding triose-phosphate isomerase encodes MHHPFILINLKTYLEAVGKKAEELAKIAEKVSYETGICIGLAPNFTDISRLSTFNIPVFSQHIDPVEPGPFTGHILAESVAEAGATGTIVNHSEKRLKLSDIEVAIERAKDVGLATVVCANTTRVGIAVAAFAPSMVAIEPPELIGTGIAVSKAKPEVVSNSVREIKKIDPNVKVLCGAGIVSGRDVYAAIKLGSNGILVASGVIKAPNWENSLLEFAKAAADASGEL; translated from the coding sequence ATACATCATCCATTCATCTTGATCAACTTGAAGACATACTTGGAGGCTGTTGGAAAAAAAGCTGAGGAGCTGGCCAAGATTGCAGAAAAAGTTTCTTATGAGACAGGGATCTGCATAGGATTGGCGCCTAATTTTACGGACATAAGTAGACTCTCAACTTTCAACATACCAGTTTTCTCGCAACACATAGATCCCGTAGAGCCCGGTCCTTTCACAGGTCATATCTTGGCTGAATCAGTAGCAGAGGCTGGTGCTACAGGCACAATCGTTAATCATTCTGAGAAGAGACTCAAATTATCAGATATAGAGGTGGCGATTGAAAGGGCGAAGGATGTTGGTTTGGCAACGGTTGTCTGTGCGAATACGACTAGGGTAGGTATCGCAGTAGCGGCCTTTGCACCTAGTATGGTTGCAATAGAGCCCCCAGAACTTATAGGTACTGGAATAGCGGTATCCAAGGCCAAACCGGAAGTGGTCTCAAACTCTGTTAGAGAAATCAAGAAGATAGATCCAAATGTCAAGGTCCTTTGTGGTGCAGGAATAGTGTCTGGGAGAGATGTATATGCCGCAATAAAACTCGGCAGCAATGGAATACTTGTGGCAAGCGGGGTTATAAAGGCGCCAAATTGGGAAAATTCCCTTCTGGAGTTTGCCAAGGCAGCAGCTGATGCATCCGGAGAACTGTGA
- a CDS encoding DUF89 family protein, with translation MPRQQLMHPENCDTLKVKFECPCCLLNRAYVETEMATENSEVRLQTLIEVMRVLAENFTLETTPAYMGTLRDRQIKISTKNPDPFKNVKIASNREALEILPKAIDYIARSGSSSERFRRACLISIVGNAFEFGIKDYRFSFDDLPKLIEKAEEDLQVDQILEIESAARHANNVLLLTDNAGEIAFDKILVEELKRMGLYVTVAVKSSPVSNDATMEDASLALMDQSADEVITTGADSLGLITSDCSGEFLEIYSKAGLVIAKGMAHYETLTEYSLKQPHALLLKAKCRPIAEDLNVKIGGNIAKLL, from the coding sequence TTGCCAAGGCAGCAGCTGATGCATCCGGAGAACTGTGATACTTTGAAGGTTAAGTTTGAATGTCCATGTTGCCTTTTGAATAGGGCATATGTAGAGACCGAGATGGCCACAGAGAATTCAGAGGTACGATTACAAACACTCATAGAGGTTATGAGAGTACTTGCAGAAAATTTTACACTTGAAACTACACCTGCATATATGGGAACCCTCAGAGATCGCCAAATCAAAATAAGCACTAAAAATCCAGACCCATTCAAGAACGTGAAGATTGCCAGCAACAGAGAGGCTTTGGAAATTCTGCCTAAAGCAATTGATTACATCGCTCGTTCAGGATCGAGTTCAGAGAGGTTCAGGAGGGCCTGTCTAATATCAATAGTTGGAAACGCATTCGAATTTGGAATAAAAGACTATAGATTCAGTTTTGATGACCTCCCAAAACTAATTGAGAAGGCGGAGGAGGACCTGCAGGTAGATCAAATATTGGAGATCGAATCAGCGGCTAGACATGCAAATAATGTCCTTTTATTGACAGATAATGCAGGCGAGATAGCCTTTGATAAAATTCTTGTCGAAGAATTAAAGAGAATGGGTCTCTACGTTACAGTAGCCGTGAAGAGCTCCCCTGTAAGTAACGACGCCACTATGGAAGACGCGTCACTTGCTCTTATGGACCAGTCCGCAGACGAAGTCATAACTACGGGAGCCGATTCACTCGGCTTGATAACTTCTGATTGCAGTGGAGAATTTTTAGAAATATACTCAAAGGCTGGGCTAGTGATCGCTAAGGGAATGGCACATTACGAGACCCTCACAGAATATTCTCTGAAGCAACCACATGCACTACTGCTCAAGGCAAAATGCAGACCGATAGCTGAGGATCTAAATGTCAAGATAGGTGGAAATATCGCAAAATTGCTTTAA
- a CDS encoding molybdenum cofactor guanylyltransferase, producing MLSKHHKYKRGGVILAGGSSLRFGKNKALIMLNGKPLIRHVVDNSINVVEQIVVTIGKQEDPRPFLKVLPKNIKVAKDLRRYKNPLNGILTGITVLNAEYCLVLPCDTPYIKHGVLDILFREADGYDSAIPIWPNGYIEPLIAVYKVEPTVEALRLVSVDKNSKVERLISLLERVRYVNINRFISLDPYLTSFLNINRPSDLTSAGNMPRR from the coding sequence TTGCTATCGAAGCATCATAAATATAAAAGAGGGGGGGTCATACTTGCAGGGGGCTCAAGTTTAAGGTTTGGCAAGAACAAGGCTCTGATAATGCTTAATGGTAAACCATTAATACGGCATGTCGTTGATAACAGCATCAATGTTGTAGAACAGATCGTAGTCACTATTGGAAAGCAAGAGGATCCCAGGCCTTTCCTGAAGGTTTTGCCAAAGAATATTAAAGTAGCAAAGGACTTAAGAAGATACAAGAATCCATTAAACGGAATATTGACGGGCATTACGGTTTTGAATGCTGAGTATTGCCTAGTCCTACCTTGTGACACACCTTACATTAAGCATGGAGTATTAGATATTCTCTTCAGAGAAGCTGATGGATATGATTCAGCCATACCAATTTGGCCGAATGGATACATTGAACCTCTGATTGCCGTCTACAAGGTTGAGCCTACAGTTGAGGCTCTCAGGCTGGTTAGTGTGGATAAGAATTCGAAGGTAGAGAGGTTAATATCCTTACTTGAGAGAGTAAGATACGTTAATATCAATAGATTCATATCCTTAGACCCTTACTTAACGAGTTTTCTAAATATCAACAGACCTTCCGATCTCACTTCTGCGGGGAATATGCCTCGCCGATGA
- a CDS encoding twin-arginine translocase subunit TatC, translated as MEEIEKVEDEKRMTFWEHLDELLTRLKIIFISVVASGLIIGFWPIDPRGFLEFPGMYQPIISIILQKMKSDLLPSGTSLIAGGLMDTAYIYIMMAFLIGFVVSSPIIGYELYAFINPALYPSERKMIAKFLIPFLGLFIFGVIMAYLLILPLTFRIIIWFIVTAGALPLINIKDFYLMIITLLVGSGLLYTAPLFLVTLVQVGIISSKNLTENRKLLYVGFLVITAVITPDPTIITDLIILIPFITIFEAAVIAAKRVEKGRSANRP; from the coding sequence ATGGAGGAAATCGAAAAGGTAGAAGATGAGAAGAGAATGACATTCTGGGAGCACTTAGACGAGCTCCTCACCCGCCTCAAGATAATATTCATCTCAGTAGTCGCTTCCGGTCTGATCATAGGTTTCTGGCCTATAGATCCTAGAGGATTCCTTGAATTTCCAGGTATGTACCAGCCGATCATATCCATAATCCTACAAAAGATGAAGAGCGACCTATTGCCGAGTGGGACTTCACTCATAGCTGGTGGACTCATGGATACAGCTTACATATACATAATGATGGCTTTCCTAATAGGCTTCGTAGTATCGTCACCAATTATAGGTTATGAGCTCTACGCTTTCATAAATCCAGCCTTGTATCCATCGGAGAGAAAGATGATAGCAAAATTTCTCATACCGTTTCTTGGGTTATTCATATTCGGCGTCATAATGGCTTACCTCCTCATTCTACCCTTAACATTTAGGATAATTATATGGTTCATCGTCACGGCAGGTGCCCTCCCATTAATAAACATCAAAGATTTCTACTTGATGATCATAACCCTACTCGTGGGTTCAGGCCTACTGTATACTGCTCCCCTGTTTCTAGTAACTCTCGTTCAAGTGGGGATTATCTCCTCTAAAAACCTGACTGAGAATAGGAAGCTGCTCTATGTCGGCTTCCTTGTTATAACTGCGGTCATAACACCGGATCCGACCATAATTACAGACTTGATTATTCTCATACCTTTCATAACCATATTTGAGGCAGCAGTCATCGCAGCGAAGAGAGTTGAGAAGGGCAGATCAGCAAATAGACCTTGA
- the nifS gene encoding cysteine desulfurase NifS, with amino-acid sequence MMKRIYMDNAATTQIDPEVVEAMVPYFRYKYGNASSLHSFGREAYEGIEKARKQVAELIGASQNEITFTSGGTESDNMAIKGIAYKYRDRGKHIITSQIEHPAVLETCNFLESVGFKVTYLPVDKHGLIDIESLTKCITKDTILITIMHANNEIGTIEPVREIGEIAHEMDVIFHTDAVQTVGKIPVDVEKLNVDLLTLSGHKIYGPKGVGVLYKKDSVQIQPLIHGGGHERGLRSGTENVPGIVGLGKAAELSKNRLPDDSAKLTVLRDRFINRVLNEIEESFLNGHPTKRLPNNAHFRFSGIEGESLILSLDDKGIAASTGSACSSKKLAPSHVLMAIGLNEVQAHGSLRISLGRNNTEEDVEYACDSLVEVVNRLREISPLWGKGRLTEAASAGGYSID; translated from the coding sequence TTGATGAAAAGAATATACATGGACAACGCTGCAACAACACAAATCGACCCTGAGGTCGTGGAGGCGATGGTTCCATACTTCAGATACAAGTATGGAAACGCATCTAGTCTACACTCATTCGGCCGTGAAGCATATGAAGGCATTGAAAAGGCTAGAAAACAGGTTGCGGAGTTGATAGGCGCATCACAAAACGAGATAACATTCACGAGCGGCGGAACGGAGTCCGATAATATGGCCATAAAAGGAATAGCCTACAAGTATAGAGACAGAGGTAAGCATATCATAACGAGCCAAATAGAGCATCCGGCGGTTCTTGAAACCTGTAACTTTCTTGAGTCGGTGGGATTCAAAGTGACATACCTACCAGTTGATAAGCATGGGTTGATAGACATCGAATCCCTTACCAAATGCATCACCAAAGATACGATTTTAATCACTATAATGCATGCTAACAATGAAATAGGTACAATTGAACCGGTGAGAGAGATAGGTGAGATCGCGCATGAGATGGATGTCATATTTCACACTGATGCGGTTCAGACCGTTGGGAAGATACCTGTAGATGTTGAGAAACTCAACGTAGACCTTCTAACACTTTCAGGGCACAAAATATATGGACCTAAAGGTGTTGGAGTCCTCTACAAGAAGGATAGCGTTCAAATTCAGCCCCTGATCCATGGCGGAGGCCACGAAAGAGGTTTAAGATCAGGAACTGAGAATGTTCCAGGGATAGTTGGACTCGGTAAGGCTGCCGAGCTCTCAAAAAATAGGTTACCTGATGACTCCGCCAAATTAACGGTCTTACGCGACAGGTTCATAAACCGAGTCTTGAACGAGATAGAGGAATCTTTCTTGAATGGTCATCCGACGAAGAGGTTGCCTAATAATGCTCACTTCAGATTCTCGGGGATTGAAGGTGAATCATTGATACTTAGTCTAGACGATAAAGGGATAGCCGCCTCGACCGGCTCAGCCTGCTCGTCGAAGAAGCTTGCACCATCACATGTCCTCATGGCTATCGGATTGAATGAGGTTCAGGCCCATGGATCGTTGAGGATCAGTCTGGGCCGAAATAACACCGAAGAAGATGTGGAGTATGCATGCGACTCGTTGGTTGAAGTGGTCAATAGGCTTAGGGAGATATCTCCTCTATGGGGAAAAGGGCGGCTCACAGAAGCTGCATCTGCAGGAGGGTATTCAATAGATTAA